In a genomic window of Infirmifilum sp. NZ:
- a CDS encoding restriction endonuclease, with product MKTKRASGRKAKSSSKKSLERYRKGHLFEETVEKYFQGLGYSIRRNVVRTGFSGARHEIDVLIVKGDVVGVVEAKNYGKPIPKEWIIKAHHVARDVGASEVYVVSAKGFTEDAVKTAEILGVKLLDLDKMAQEIRAVRAEEVLEKLHLDPAYGAREAIMLAERFAVKKLFAKVEEPVEATLVYTPLYRIDGIHTYEEEEGVLVRKRVTRHREVGFYVSAVNGGLVFYGRGSIEAVSVKPLSDDELELLRVLGRYESAAAEDLIQETGWSRSKLARVLSKLDEKGLLLVREIAYDGTWASEGSRGRRTVRVYSSPFPTIEELEEAGSSLVEPEAAKKGPPRGRSSEPRIDLDHLRRVVEELYDLEVRAVSLLYVPTYRVKMEKKDGSYRFIHLAGWLEQPTLADALVSV from the coding sequence GTGAAAACGAAAAGGGCTAGCGGTAGGAAGGCCAAGAGCTCGTCTAAAAAGAGTCTGGAGCGATACAGGAAGGGTCACCTGTTCGAGGAGACCGTGGAGAAGTACTTCCAAGGGTTGGGGTACAGCATTAGGAGGAACGTCGTGAGGACAGGTTTCTCGGGTGCCAGGCACGAGATAGACGTGCTGATCGTCAAGGGCGACGTTGTGGGAGTGGTTGAGGCTAAGAACTACGGGAAGCCTATCCCGAAGGAGTGGATCATCAAGGCGCACCACGTCGCAAGGGACGTCGGCGCCTCTGAGGTCTACGTTGTCTCGGCGAAGGGCTTCACGGAGGACGCCGTGAAGACGGCGGAGATCCTGGGTGTAAAGCTCCTGGACCTCGACAAGATGGCTCAGGAGATAAGAGCGGTTAGGGCCGAGGAGGTTCTTGAGAAGCTACACCTCGATCCCGCCTACGGGGCCCGCGAGGCCATCATGCTGGCAGAGAGGTTCGCCGTGAAGAAGCTGTTCGCCAAAGTGGAGGAGCCCGTGGAGGCTACCCTCGTTTACACCCCCCTCTACCGCATCGATGGAATCCACACTTATGAGGAGGAGGAAGGCGTGCTCGTCAGGAAGAGGGTGACCAGGCACCGCGAGGTGGGCTTCTACGTCAGCGCGGTGAACGGTGGGCTGGTGTTCTACGGGAGAGGCTCCATAGAGGCGGTGAGCGTGAAGCCCCTGTCGGACGACGAGCTCGAGCTGCTCAGAGTTCTCGGCCGGTACGAGAGCGCAGCCGCCGAGGACCTCATCCAGGAAACCGGGTGGAGCAGGAGCAAGCTGGCACGCGTGCTGAGTAAACTCGACGAGAAAGGGCTCCTCCTCGTGAGGGAAATAGCCTATGACGGCACGTGGGCGAGCGAGGGGAGTAGAGGCAGGAGGACGGTGAGGGTCTACAGCTCCCCGTTCCCGACGATCGAGGAGCTCGAGGAAGCCGGCTCCAGTCTGGTAGAGCCTGAAGCAGCAAAGAAAGGCCCACCGCGGGGCCGCTCCTCAGAGCCAAGAATCGACCTAGACCACCTCAGACGCGTGGTCGAGGAGCTCTACGATCTGGAGGTGAGAGCAGTCAGCTTGCTTTACGTGCCGACCTACAGGGTCAAGATGGAGAAGAAGGATGGGTCGTACCGCTTCATTCACCTAGCTGGGTGGCTGGAGCAACCCACTTTAGCCGACGCGCTAGTGAGCGTGTAG
- a CDS encoding aldehyde dehydrogenase family protein: MGRVELRVKGDVFSGIFEEAGGVLRFKTYLAGEWVSADEYTRVRSPIDLSVVAEVPRLSWGQVDAALERVYRRGRWAIRDTPGWRRLELLERLAGLLERYREDLEWSLVVTAGKTRRQAAGEVDSSIIRLRRASLDARKIFGEYAPGDWDSTTAGTEAIVRREPYGVVLAVAPFNYPLFDSVAKFTYSVVAGNAVVLKPPSADPLPVLLFARLAEAAGFPAESFAVVTLPGSESDRLVSDDRVSVISFTGSSETGRRILARAGIKQFVMELGGGDPAIVLADADLELAAEGVAAGVYSYSGQRCDAVKLVLVERPVYGEFTERLVRELSKVVVGDPRSPETVMGPLIDEGAVEDMLSAVEEALRMGGRVLYGGRRLGPTLVEPTLVEVLDKQALRGMRLYREEVFAPVAVVTDFQSEEEAIEIANGRRHGLDAAIFGRDLERIRRLVRFLEFGAIYVNDMPRHGIGYYPFGGRKDSGIGREGVAYAVEHVSAYKTIVFNFKGRGVWSYAE; the protein is encoded by the coding sequence CTGGGTAGGGTTGAGCTTCGGGTTAAGGGGGATGTCTTCTCCGGGATCTTCGAGGAGGCTGGCGGGGTGCTGAGGTTCAAGACGTACTTGGCTGGCGAGTGGGTTTCGGCTGACGAGTACACGAGGGTGAGGAGCCCGATCGACCTGTCGGTGGTGGCGGAGGTGCCTAGGCTTTCCTGGGGGCAGGTGGACGCGGCGCTGGAGAGGGTGTACAGGAGGGGGAGGTGGGCGATCAGGGACACTCCTGGGTGGAGGAGGCTGGAGCTGCTCGAGAGGCTCGCGGGGCTCCTGGAGAGGTACAGGGAGGACCTTGAGTGGTCGCTGGTGGTGACGGCGGGGAAGACGCGGAGGCAGGCGGCGGGGGAGGTGGACTCCAGCATCATCAGGCTCCGGAGGGCAAGCCTTGACGCGAGGAAGATCTTCGGGGAGTACGCGCCGGGGGACTGGGACTCGACGACGGCTGGGACCGAGGCTATCGTGAGGAGGGAGCCGTACGGCGTCGTGCTGGCTGTCGCGCCGTTCAACTACCCGCTCTTCGACAGCGTCGCGAAATTCACGTACAGCGTGGTCGCGGGGAACGCGGTGGTGCTGAAGCCCCCGTCCGCTGACCCCCTGCCGGTTCTGCTGTTCGCCAGGCTGGCTGAGGCGGCGGGCTTCCCGGCTGAGTCCTTCGCGGTCGTCACGCTGCCGGGTAGCGAGAGCGACAGGCTGGTCTCGGACGACAGGGTGAGCGTGATCAGCTTCACTGGGAGCAGCGAGACGGGCAGGAGGATCCTTGCCAGGGCTGGGATCAAGCAGTTCGTGATGGAGCTGGGCGGCGGGGACCCGGCGATCGTGCTGGCGGACGCCGACCTGGAGCTGGCCGCGGAAGGGGTTGCCGCCGGGGTGTACAGCTACTCGGGGCAGAGGTGCGACGCGGTGAAGCTGGTTCTCGTCGAGAGGCCCGTGTACGGGGAGTTCACCGAGAGGCTTGTGCGGGAGCTCTCCAAGGTGGTGGTCGGCGACCCGAGGAGCCCCGAGACGGTGATGGGCCCGCTGATCGACGAGGGGGCCGTCGAGGACATGCTGAGCGCGGTGGAGGAGGCGTTGAGGATGGGCGGGCGGGTGCTGTACGGCGGCCGCAGGCTGGGCCCCACGCTGGTTGAGCCGACCTTGGTTGAAGTGCTGGACAAGCAGGCGCTCAGGGGGATGAGGCTGTACAGGGAGGAGGTCTTCGCCCCCGTGGCTGTGGTGACCGACTTCCAGAGCGAGGAGGAGGCCATCGAGATCGCCAACGGGAGGAGGCACGGGCTCGACGCGGCGATCTTCGGCAGGGACCTGGAGCGCATCCGGAGGCTGGTAAGGTTCCTGGAGTTCGGGGCGATCTACGTCAACGACATGCCGAGGCACGGGATCGGCTACTACCCGTTCGGCGGCCGTAAAGACTCGGGCATCGGGAGGGAGGGGGTGGCGTACGCGGTCGAGCACGTGAGCGCCTACAAGACGATCGTGTTCAACTTCAAGGGGAGGGGCGTCTGGAGCTACGCGGAGTGA
- the vapB gene encoding type II toxin-antitoxin system VapB family antitoxin, with amino-acid sequence MGSTVVLGIRVPRQLKEELERLGIDYGREVREFLARRVREERARRLREEAEALAREIGRLSGNYAAEFVREVRDER; translated from the coding sequence GTGGGGTCGACAGTCGTGCTGGGGATCAGGGTGCCCAGGCAACTCAAGGAGGAGCTGGAGAGGCTGGGGATAGACTACGGTAGGGAGGTGAGGGAGTTCCTGGCCAGGCGGGTCAGGGAGGAGAGGGCGAGGAGGCTCAGGGAGGAGGCTGAGGCCCTCGCGAGGGAGATTGGGAGGCTGAGCGGCAACTACGCGGCGGAGTTCGTCAGGGAGGTGCGGGATGAGCGGTAG
- a CDS encoding type II toxin-antitoxin system VapC family toxin has protein sequence MSGSVVADASVLVKWFVPEDFYEQAWALRDDHLFGRVRVVAPCTAPVEVASALRKYVARGFLDAGRALRALELLWRTEVGLVGVDEGLLRAALEFSLARGVSVYDALYVALARSLGTVVYTADERLLRSLGGEEPVRHIRDYNGSSSAPGSERQAR, from the coding sequence ATGAGCGGTAGCGTTGTCGCCGACGCTAGCGTCCTCGTCAAGTGGTTTGTCCCCGAGGACTTCTACGAGCAGGCGTGGGCGCTGAGGGACGACCACCTCTTCGGGCGCGTCAGGGTCGTCGCGCCGTGCACCGCGCCGGTGGAGGTGGCGAGCGCGCTTAGGAAGTACGTCGCGAGGGGGTTCCTCGACGCGGGGCGCGCGCTGCGGGCCTTGGAGCTGCTCTGGAGGACGGAGGTCGGGCTGGTGGGCGTCGACGAGGGGCTGCTTCGGGCGGCGCTGGAGTTCAGCCTGGCGAGGGGTGTGAGCGTGTACGATGCGCTCTACGTGGCACTGGCGCGCTCGCTCGGGACCGTCGTGTACACGGCGGACGAGAGGCTCTTGAGGAGCCTGGGCGGCGAGGAACCTGTGAGGCACATCAGGGACTACAACGGGTCTAGCTCGGCGCCTGGTAGCGAGCGGCAGGCCCGCTGA
- a CDS encoding UPF0175 family protein, giving the protein MSCVEVLSVRVPREVLRWLDELAKLEGRERGEVVREILAQGVRERRVELALRLYREGRVTLWRAAELAGLSLWEMVGELEKREVEVQYGLRELEEDLRAALGEGGS; this is encoded by the coding sequence GTGAGCTGCGTGGAGGTTCTCTCGGTGAGGGTGCCCAGGGAGGTTCTGAGGTGGCTCGACGAGCTGGCCAAGCTGGAGGGGCGGGAGAGGGGTGAGGTGGTCAGAGAGATTCTCGCGCAGGGTGTTAGGGAGAGGAGGGTCGAGCTCGCCTTGAGGCTTTACCGTGAGGGGCGGGTTACCCTGTGGAGAGCGGCGGAGCTGGCGGGGCTGAGCCTCTGGGAGATGGTGGGAGAGCTGGAGAAGCGGGAGGTTGAGGTTCAGTACGGCTTGCGGGAGCTGGAGGAGGACTTGAGGGCTGCGCTCGGTGAGGGCGGTAGCTAA
- a CDS encoding DUF3368 domain-containing protein yields MRAVANSTPLIHLARTRALRLLGAVYEEVVIPRAVYEEVVVRGLERGFSDVEAVKSAVESGLVRVAEAPGGEADVIARSAPLIHRGEAEVFALALLMRPCHVLVDDRAARLVARSLGLEVHGTLYVLVAAARRGAVAPEEALLILDRLVLRGFRVSAGLYARIREELAKTGRG; encoded by the coding sequence GTGAGGGCGGTAGCTAACTCCACGCCCCTGATACACCTGGCTAGGACTCGCGCCCTGCGCCTCCTCGGCGCGGTCTACGAGGAGGTCGTGATCCCGAGGGCCGTGTACGAGGAAGTCGTGGTTAGGGGGCTTGAGAGAGGCTTCTCGGACGTCGAGGCCGTTAAGTCTGCGGTGGAGTCTGGCTTGGTGCGCGTCGCGGAAGCCCCTGGAGGAGAGGCCGACGTGATCGCTCGCTCAGCACCTTTGATCCACAGAGGGGAGGCTGAGGTCTTTGCCCTGGCGCTGCTCATGAGGCCCTGCCACGTGCTCGTGGACGACAGGGCTGCTAGGCTCGTGGCCCGCTCGCTGGGGCTTGAGGTCCACGGGACTCTCTACGTCCTCGTCGCCGCGGCGAGGAGGGGTGCGGTGGCGCCGGAGGAGGCTCTGCTGATCCTAGACAGGCTCGTGCTGAGGGGCTTTCGGGTCTCAGCGGGTCTCTACGCGAGGATCAGGGAGGAGCTCGCGAAGACCGGCAGGGGTTAG
- a CDS encoding AbrB/MazE/SpoVT family DNA-binding domain-containing protein, which translates to MVRIRVRVGPKGQVVIPKALSEAYRILKGVLLLELAKGGILLRGVENPEEVVRWTWRGGLG; encoded by the coding sequence ATGGTTAGAATCCGCGTGAGGGTCGGCCCCAAGGGACAGGTAGTTATCCCGAAGGCGCTTAGTGAGGCTTACCGGATCTTGAAGGGGGTGCTACTTCTCGAGCTGGCGAAGGGGGGGATCCTGCTCAGAGGAGTCGAGAACCCCGAGGAGGTTGTGAGGTGGACATGGAGAGGAGGGCTAGGATGA
- a CDS encoding prenyltransferase/squalene oxidase repeat-containing protein — translation MQVSVSVNLRAAVEYVLSKRGSDGGYLFYQYLDMFESSAEDTYFALATLKALGVDPPDREKTVRFLRSRQLEDGSYRSVEVAYYAVKALSLLGETPTDPEGAASFLRRSLAQLLARPDLEPTIINEEEQEGDGPLKSKDATALLTPADMPSAADEIAMSVVALKALGYDLAGLEEPVASFLLALRKSDGGFGARDVSVESTYRVLEALHALNRLPQDLEPTLGYLRRSENPEGGFSASPYTKSNFIEHLYFGLTSLRILGAKPNHRAAHIDYVAKCQSEKGGFKRTPLLGIPTIEYTYYAVASLKELGAI, via the coding sequence ATGCAGGTGAGTGTAAGCGTTAACCTAAGGGCCGCTGTCGAGTACGTCCTCTCGAAAAGGGGCAGCGACGGAGGCTACCTGTTCTACCAGTACCTCGACATGTTCGAGTCCTCAGCGGAGGACACCTACTTCGCCTTAGCCACCCTGAAGGCCCTGGGGGTGGATCCGCCCGACAGGGAGAAAACCGTCCGCTTCCTTAGGTCCAGACAGCTTGAAGACGGGAGCTACAGGAGCGTAGAGGTGGCCTACTACGCCGTAAAGGCGCTGAGCCTTCTCGGCGAGACGCCCACCGACCCCGAAGGGGCCGCGTCGTTCCTGCGCCGAAGCCTAGCCCAGCTCCTCGCCAGGCCGGACCTCGAGCCTACAATCATAAACGAGGAGGAGCAGGAGGGCGACGGCCCCCTCAAGTCGAAGGACGCGACAGCACTGCTGACGCCAGCCGACATGCCGAGCGCGGCCGACGAGATCGCAATGAGCGTGGTGGCGCTGAAGGCTCTAGGCTACGACCTAGCCGGGCTGGAGGAGCCCGTGGCCAGCTTTCTCCTCGCGCTCAGGAAGAGCGACGGAGGCTTCGGGGCGAGGGACGTCAGCGTCGAGTCAACGTACAGGGTCCTCGAAGCGCTACACGCCCTGAACCGCCTGCCGCAAGACCTCGAGCCAACCCTCGGGTACCTGAGGCGCTCAGAGAACCCGGAAGGCGGCTTCAGCGCGAGCCCATACACGAAGAGCAACTTCATCGAGCACCTCTACTTCGGCCTCACGTCGCTCAGGATCCTCGGCGCGAAGCCCAACCACAGAGCCGCACACATAGACTACGTGGCCAAGTGCCAAAGCGAGAAGGGAGGCTTCAAGAGAACGCCGCTCCTGGGAATACCCACCATCGAGTACACATACTACGCGGTTGCCAGCCTAAAGGAACTAGGAGCGATTTAA
- a CDS encoding APC family permease: MRRELRRVLGLAALTGVSVGSMVGSGVFSTPGLLASVAGPSAVLAVLLMGGATLMLGLVYAELGTLFPRAGGVYYFPREVLGDFAGFVTGWSYYLSCVVGTAAIIYSFVLYLSFYAPWLAEGLTLTGYGVGLSLAILTVVTYVNVRGVRLGAGLSLALTVAKVAAIAAVSAALLLRFKPSNFSSLAPYGAQGLALAVAFGFWMYAGVESVSLVGEEALDPDRNIARSLLLTVSLVTLVYALAFAAFVGSVDWGLLGLREGDWASLANLSSPFADVAQSLGMPAVAHLAFTGAALSTLGCFSAWVLLQGRVAFALARESRLWARLGEVHPRFGTPANALVFSSLLTGLVMLAVPSFPSVVLLSMIAAFLAYATSSLSLPVSRRMLRDAARPFRAPAPLLLGWLGFALSTLYMYWACWPWTLTGSLLMLLAVPVYRVFSRLSAAELRRSLWLLAYVASVPILSLLGDKTFTYSNFLPVEPLGLIPTPWDTAVLLAVATAFYAWGYYSAVGPAKAE, from the coding sequence ATGCGTCGGGAGCTCAGGCGCGTCCTCGGCTTGGCGGCTTTGACCGGAGTGAGCGTTGGGAGCATGGTGGGCTCGGGCGTGTTCTCGACTCCTGGGCTACTAGCCTCCGTCGCCGGCCCCTCCGCGGTGCTGGCTGTGCTCCTCATGGGCGGCGCGACGCTTATGCTCGGGCTGGTGTACGCTGAGCTGGGAACGCTCTTCCCGAGGGCCGGCGGGGTGTACTACTTCCCGCGAGAAGTCCTCGGCGACTTCGCGGGCTTCGTGACGGGGTGGAGCTACTACCTGTCCTGCGTCGTGGGGACGGCCGCGATCATATACTCCTTCGTCCTCTACCTCTCCTTCTACGCGCCCTGGCTCGCGGAGGGCCTCACGCTGACGGGCTACGGGGTGGGCCTCTCGCTGGCTATCCTGACCGTCGTCACGTACGTGAACGTCAGGGGGGTTAGGCTCGGCGCGGGCCTGAGCCTAGCGCTGACGGTGGCGAAGGTCGCTGCGATCGCCGCGGTCTCTGCGGCGCTGCTGCTCCGCTTCAAGCCCTCGAACTTCTCCAGCCTCGCCCCCTACGGGGCGCAGGGCCTGGCGCTCGCCGTGGCGTTCGGGTTCTGGATGTACGCCGGAGTCGAGTCGGTGAGCCTGGTTGGCGAGGAGGCGCTGGACCCCGACAGGAACATCGCGAGGAGCCTGCTCCTGACCGTCTCGCTGGTGACGCTGGTCTACGCCCTCGCGTTCGCCGCGTTCGTTGGCTCCGTGGACTGGGGGCTCCTCGGCCTGCGGGAGGGGGACTGGGCCTCCCTGGCTAACCTCTCCTCCCCCTTCGCGGACGTCGCCCAGTCACTCGGCATGCCCGCCGTGGCCCACCTGGCGTTCACCGGCGCCGCGCTGAGCACGCTGGGCTGCTTCTCCGCCTGGGTGCTCCTTCAGGGCAGGGTTGCCTTCGCCCTTGCGCGGGAGTCGAGGCTCTGGGCGAGGCTGGGGGAGGTCCACCCGAGGTTCGGCACGCCGGCCAACGCCCTGGTCTTCTCGTCCCTTCTGACCGGCCTGGTGATGCTCGCCGTCCCCTCCTTCCCCAGCGTGGTGCTCCTGTCGATGATCGCCGCGTTCCTAGCATACGCGACGAGCTCCCTGTCGCTCCCCGTATCCCGGAGGATGCTCCGGGATGCAGCGAGGCCGTTCAGGGCCCCCGCGCCGCTGCTGCTGGGCTGGCTGGGCTTCGCCCTCTCGACCCTCTACATGTACTGGGCCTGCTGGCCCTGGACCCTCACCGGCTCGTTGCTGATGCTCCTCGCCGTCCCGGTCTACAGGGTCTTCTCGAGGCTCAGCGCCGCGGAGCTCAGGAGGTCCTTGTGGCTGCTCGCCTACGTGGCTTCCGTGCCGATTCTCTCGCTGCTGGGCGACAAGACCTTCACGTACAGCAACTTCCTCCCGGTTGAGCCTCTCGGCCTCATCCCCACCCCCTGGGACACAGCCGTCCTGCTTGCGGTCGCCACGGCGTTCTACGCCTGGGGCTACTACTCCGCGGTCGGGCCGGCCAAAGCCGAGTGA
- a CDS encoding nucleotidyltransferase domain-containing protein, which produces MGVEAFRELVSSRLAGRVVFVSLFGSVAEGRAGGLSDVDVAVLPKKVDAEGRLLLATEIAELASEAFGVPEDRVDVVFLDSDDLPIGLAYKAVVRGVTVYCAEKAACSELRLRVLSEFLDFQVFREKMDLERRYIEALKRRVGLGLEAR; this is translated from the coding sequence GTGGGCGTCGAGGCGTTTAGGGAGCTTGTGTCGAGCAGGCTGGCTGGCAGGGTTGTCTTCGTGTCGCTGTTCGGCTCCGTGGCTGAGGGGAGGGCTGGCGGGCTGAGCGACGTGGACGTGGCCGTGCTACCAAAGAAGGTGGACGCTGAGGGCAGGCTTCTGCTGGCTACCGAAATAGCGGAGCTGGCCTCCGAGGCGTTCGGCGTCCCGGAGGACCGCGTCGACGTCGTGTTCCTCGACTCGGATGACCTGCCGATCGGGCTCGCCTACAAGGCGGTGGTGAGGGGGGTGACGGTCTACTGCGCGGAGAAAGCAGCCTGCAGCGAGCTGAGGCTGAGGGTCCTGTCGGAGTTCCTCGACTTCCAGGTCTTCCGCGAGAAGATGGACCTAGAGCGGAGGTACATTGAGGCGCTGAAGCGCAGGGTGGGCTTGGGCCTTGAAGCTCGGTAG
- the hepT gene encoding type VII toxin-antitoxin system HepT family RNase toxin — MKLGSLLKLIERNVSLLDGKVGELGVSGLLGDEFHLNSVLHVLQTSSQALIDLASHVIAEAGLGYVERYRDIPKVLYEAGVLSESEAALLRRVIGFRNVAIHGYTGVSVEILRTILEERRYRDIMLLAVKLAE; from the coding sequence TTGAAGCTCGGTAGCCTCCTCAAGCTCATCGAGAGGAACGTCTCGCTCCTGGACGGCAAAGTGGGGGAGCTCGGCGTCTCCGGCCTCCTCGGGGACGAGTTTCACCTCAACTCAGTCCTGCACGTCCTCCAGACGTCCTCCCAGGCGCTGATAGACCTCGCTTCCCACGTGATCGCTGAGGCTGGGCTAGGCTACGTTGAGCGCTACAGGGACATCCCGAAGGTGCTCTACGAGGCGGGGGTTCTCTCGGAGAGCGAGGCGGCGCTCCTGAGGAGGGTCATCGGCTTCCGGAACGTCGCGATTCACGGCTACACCGGCGTTTCCGTGGAAATCCTCAGGACGATACTCGAGGAGAGGAGGTACCGCGACATAATGTTGCTGGCTGTTAAGCTTGCGGAGTAG
- a CDS encoding winged helix-turn-helix domain-containing protein, whose protein sequence is MNRKKRCFREIAADILSALSQRPMKLTEISLSANIPTDRCRRVLDFLRARNLVSLTGRTYSITSRGAAWLAEFRRLQALCCGSSEVKIEEALEPQSTGTPR, encoded by the coding sequence GTGAACCGGAAGAAGCGGTGCTTCCGCGAGATCGCCGCGGATATACTATCAGCCCTATCGCAGAGGCCCATGAAGCTAACTGAGATCTCACTGAGCGCGAACATCCCCACGGACAGGTGCAGGAGGGTGCTGGACTTCCTACGGGCGAGGAACCTCGTCTCGCTCACCGGCAGAACATACAGCATCACCTCTAGGGGCGCCGCGTGGCTCGCCGAGTTCAGGAGGCTCCAGGCCCTGTGCTGTGGCTCCTCCGAGGTCAAGATAGAGGAAGCGCTCGAGCCCCAGTCCACGGGTACGCCCCGCTAG
- a CDS encoding 4Fe-4S dicluster domain-containing protein: MWHGLPRERFEWHPSIDYSKCTGCGLCFVTCGHDVFHWDRKSGKPVVAKPGDCVMGCTTCGKLCPAEAITFPSDAREFIQGVLREHGATVFKSAREELEERLSKYPFLAERREPSAEPSPAFKAWHGLDRKEIPWYPSLDEGKCIGCGLCVVTCGQARLVWGFDRERRKAVLLQPYNCMVGCNNCEVNCPRSAISFPDARVVRDAASRIDPSVLRAEVEEKLRKKPHLAIG, from the coding sequence GTGTGGCACGGGCTACCGAGGGAGAGGTTCGAGTGGCACCCATCGATAGACTACTCGAAGTGCACGGGCTGCGGCTTATGCTTTGTCACGTGCGGCCATGATGTTTTCCACTGGGACAGGAAGTCCGGCAAGCCTGTCGTCGCTAAGCCCGGCGACTGCGTGATGGGATGCACAACCTGCGGGAAGCTCTGCCCAGCTGAAGCCATCACCTTTCCCTCCGACGCGAGGGAGTTCATTCAGGGCGTTCTCAGGGAGCACGGGGCGACGGTGTTCAAGAGCGCGCGCGAGGAGCTTGAGGAGAGGCTCAGCAAGTACCCGTTCCTGGCGGAGAGAAGGGAGCCTTCAGCGGAGCCATCCCCGGCTTTCAAGGCTTGGCACGGGCTCGACCGGAAGGAGATACCGTGGTACCCCTCCCTCGACGAGGGGAAGTGCATAGGCTGCGGGCTGTGCGTCGTCACGTGTGGCCAGGCGAGGCTCGTCTGGGGCTTCGACAGGGAGAGGCGCAAGGCCGTTCTCCTGCAGCCGTACAACTGCATGGTCGGCTGCAACAACTGCGAGGTAAACTGCCCGCGAAGCGCGATCAGCTTCCCCGACGCCCGCGTCGTTCGTGACGCCGCTTCGAGGATAGACCCCAGCGTTCTGAGAGCCGAGGTGGAGGAGAAGCTGAGGAAAAAGCCGCACCTGGCTATCGGGTAG
- a CDS encoding carbohydrate ABC transporter permease, which yields MIEVRASPAKITATLVVAVAMLVWTIPIYSLVVGSMKSLQDVMSSPVFSPPRELDLTTLASVAAELLTPMVNTVAIVLPTSLVATFLGALAAYAIYRRSDRLSDTLMVLVAIATYIPYQATLVPLVNIVKAFNLYNTLPGVILGFMIYYVPMAALLMSIFITVVPKSMIEAGLVDGVSEFTMFTRIVLPVLGPGLVSTMVFLVIQTWNNFFIPLILTRGYEMHVTLKVFSYVGQSGTLYNQMFAAALIASLPTLIIFIVLGRYFVRGLMVIGMGAK from the coding sequence GTGATCGAGGTGCGCGCGAGCCCGGCGAAAATCACGGCAACACTTGTGGTAGCGGTCGCCATGCTCGTATGGACCATCCCCATATACTCCCTCGTCGTCGGCTCGATGAAGAGCCTACAGGACGTGATGTCGTCCCCCGTGTTCTCGCCTCCCCGGGAGCTGGACCTTACCACGCTTGCAAGCGTGGCGGCAGAGCTGCTCACACCAATGGTGAACACCGTGGCGATAGTTCTCCCCACATCCCTGGTCGCAACCTTCCTGGGGGCCCTCGCCGCCTACGCTATCTACAGGAGGTCGGACAGGCTGAGCGACACGCTCATGGTGCTAGTAGCGATAGCCACGTACATACCCTACCAGGCCACTCTCGTCCCGCTCGTCAACATCGTGAAGGCATTCAACCTCTACAACACCCTGCCCGGCGTGATCCTCGGCTTCATGATATACTACGTCCCTATGGCCGCCCTGCTGATGTCCATCTTCATAACCGTAGTGCCGAAGTCCATGATCGAGGCGGGCCTCGTCGACGGAGTCTCAGAGTTCACCATGTTCACGAGGATAGTACTACCGGTACTAGGCCCCGGGCTGGTGTCCACGATGGTGTTCCTGGTAATACAGACCTGGAACAACTTCTTCATACCGCTCATACTAACAAGGGGCTACGAAATGCACGTAACGCTGAAGGTGTTCAGCTACGTCGGCCAGAGCGGGACACTCTACAACCAGATGTTCGCCGCCGCGCTCATAGCCTCGCTACCCACGCTCATCATATTCATCGTCCTGGGGCGGTACTTCGTGAGAGGCCTAATGGTAATAGGCATGGGCGCGAAGTAG